Within the Eleginops maclovinus isolate JMC-PN-2008 ecotype Puerto Natales chromosome 5, JC_Emac_rtc_rv5, whole genome shotgun sequence genome, the region AATATAGTTTGAAACAAGTCATGAAATAATATGTTGTGTATTTAGATTAAAATAATTGGTCatactttcaaataatttaGTATTTCTATGTGgaaagacaaatgtgtttttttcttttcttcttccttttagGAAATTGCacaggtatttaaaaaatggtctgTGAGTGCGTTCCCAAATCAAGCATTCTATATTCAAACTTACCTGAGATGAAAATCATGCCATAATTTGCCATGAAGTGAAGTGAAATGCATTGATAAGACATGTCTGTTTGTGCTTCTCAGATCTCATAATCAGATTGTATTTACCCTTGACCTCTACAGAATACACAAATAATTCGAAACAGCTTTAAAGACGGATCTGACCCCCAGATTcaaattgcattacattttctctcctcACCTGATGCTGTTCTTGTGCAGGGTGTTCAGGTCCTTTTCGGTGCTCTGGGTCTCTGAGGCCCGACGGTCCAGGTTCTGGAAACGTTCCCTGGCACTGATACCCTTCTGGGCCGCCTGCTTAGGAACGTCCAGTTTGCCACCAAAAGTCAAGCTGGCTTTGGCCCCGTCGTAGACAAACAGCACCGGGTAACAGTCGTGGCCCTGgaggaacagaaacacatgttttaatttcataTAATATCAATACGGTTACATGACTCTAGATGTACTGTTTGGGATTTTGGTTGTAATTTCAGAGGTATAGTCAAAAAGCTTAAAGCGATTGAGTGtatgtttttgattattttgacAACAAACCTTGGTGTCCCCAACTTtaagaatgtgtttttgtctaatTACCAGTGGGGGGCGCCAAAGCAAAGAATGACCAATCTTCTGTTCACACAAAGTGGTTTTAAATCAAGACTATGAagcttttgaaaaaaagaagaaatgaaatgaattctATTACAAATGAAACGTTGAAATCACAagcaataaaatgtatttagctTAAATTCAATAAACGCAGAGGTACTGTTGCTATTGACTTAACTGATATGGTTTGTATGGCCATTGGCTTATGATGGATACTAGCCTTAGTTTGCATCTTTTGGATTTATAATGCTGCTGTATAACTGACATTACTGCTATGTTCACAGACTTGATGTCTTTTGTTACTGTTACGCTGCATTTAAGCATGTTGCAGATAATCCATGTTAATTTATCTTTATAAAAGATATCAAAGTACAATACTGGCCATTGTAAAGGAACATAAAAATGAAGGCCTCTACCTACTTAGCTTTTTAATATATGATATGTAAATATTGTGCAGCTCCTCAATAGGTGAGTCAGACACATAACTTAAtgtgaatgaaataaaataaaaacggattaacatctgaatattttcagaaaatgttggATATTTACTGTATACTCACAGCTGCTACTATGCTGTTCTCAGTGATGAAGGTGACACACAGTAGAGGAAGGGTCTCAGACCTCAGGCTGTTCACCCTGTGGAGGCATAACAAAGGTCAGTAGGAGTGAACACCTATAATATAACACGGGCGCGCGCAcacaggcacgcacacacacacacacacacacacacacacacacacacacacacacacacacacacacacacacacacacacacacacacacacacacacacacacacacacacacacacacacaggtatgtaGCCCCGCTCTCTCTTACGTGCTGGTCTTGCCTCCCTCAGCGACAGACACAGTAGAGTCGTGCGAGGTCCAGGCCAGACGGTTGCCGGAGTGTGAGAAACACACACCGTGCACCCATCCTCCGCCTCCAGCCGCGGTCTGACCTGCTGCTCCAGACTCGCTAGACTCAAACAACATCTCTCCGAACGGCATCTTGCTGCCCCAGGGAGTGGGGCCGGgcttctcctccacctccttaATGTAGGCTGAAAACACCCTGTGGGCGAGGGCAAGAGGGGtgagggaagaagaaaaaagaaggcAAAGAAGACAAAACTATAGATGTCTGCACCTCCAATTAAGAGTTGGATGTGCAGAAAAggaagatttaaaaataaaaaaatagggGCAAAGAAAACTGCTAAATGCAGGAAACTATGACACTTGTAAAATTAAACGACATCTAGTCTCATATCATGATATAAATACGAGATCAATATAATGCTCAACCACAGTTATGCGttatacagccacggaaaaaatgaagagaccactacggcattatcattttgttttattatttatatgtatgtctttgagttaaattattattttttatataattgttctctgtgttggaattcaacagacactggaatggttggcataaatgtagagataaagaaaaatgtggaggtGCATGAACACATATTTGATTCACTCATACCTGCATTTGAAGTCACAGGATCCAGCCGCCAGCAGGATGTTGTTGGGATGCCAGTCCAGGCTGAGGATGGTGGAGCGGATCGGCTTCTTGATGTGCTTACACACCCacctataaataacaacaacaagcatATGGTTTATATTAATTAAATGCAGCCTACCATGTAAATAAGTGGCAATGAGCTATCCTCTAAAACCTCACCAGTCATTTTCCTGCTCGAAGTAGCAGATGGAGATCAGGCGTGAGCCACTGCCTACAGCAAACTTGTTCTCCTTCGGCGACCACTTCACACAGCGGGCAGCACGGTTGATCCTGAGGATCACCAGGGTGGGTTTCCATGCGCCTTCTTTCAGGGTCCACACGTAGGCATTACGGTCCGCTCCACAAGTAACTATACGGTTACTCTCTGTGGCCCAGTCGATACCTGCAGGAGAAAGACACTCTTATTCACATCTTATCTCTGTGCATGTTTGATGATGATTTGTAATTAAAGGACTAGTTCAAAACTGTGTTACATGGGACGATTGCTCTCCTTTACTGTAGGCATTTTTGGTTTAAGGCCTGAAAATATATCCTGTCCAATGATTCTACGTCTTGGGGCATTAGCTCGCCTTTCACATCTGAATGCCTCATTTTGGAAAaggtatttgtgtttgtgtctcacctGTCACCTGCCCATTGTGCTCCTTCAGCTCATGTATCCTGTTCCACTTGGTCCCATCCTTCTTGTAGATGTGGACCTCGTGGTTGTTGGGGCACAAGGCGATTTCTATAgaacagaaacatatttaaatacactgcaCTTCAACAGAGAAAGTTCTGCAAATCAGTGTTACACAGAAAAAGGGAATTCATCAGTGTGAGGATAAAGTGATTGACGGGGGAGATTGAGAGGCGGATCAGTGGAGTGGAACACCAAACAGCCGACAGGATGcatgaaaaaagagaaatctaGAGAGATTTAATATGTATCTGCCTAAGgcagcacacagacacatggtATCTTTAAATAGACAATGTGTGAGAACTCTAACCTTCCTATAATAATGTAGCAAACCCTGCACATGTTTTAGTCAGCAGATGAGTCAGAGGCAGTGTTTGTCCAAGAGCAGCAGTGTGGGTACTTTACTGTGCAGTTTTTCAGAGTGTTCTGCCTGCAAGCTGAGCAAACTTAAATATGCAGCTTACAAGTTGAGGGAAACTACATCTGTATGACTATGACTCGACCACATTAGTCTGTAACATCCGCTTTGCCCAGAAACCAAAGCTCTGATCATGAACAGCCCAATATGGCATTGGTTTCCTGCAGCTGACAGAGCACAAGAGCCTCTTAGAAAGGCCTGTAGACACCACCCTTACTGttacaggaaacaggaaataccTTCTCCCACCTGGGAGCCAATCACAGTCCTCCGACTCTTACACTTCTTGTTCTTTGGCCCAGACTGTAGTTGAAGCAAGATGTTCCATGATGTATGTGATTAAAGCTGTGAGCAGTTCAGAGAGGAGAAGACtcactaaaataaaaacccCAGTGACCAATCAGAGACGGCGAGCAGACTTACGGGTACGATCTTTGTTCCAGGCATGACAGCTAATTGGTTCCAGCAGAAAACTGTGGTACGCCATGACCAATCAGATGTTAGAAACAACCCAGGAAGGGGTCTGAGGAACCAGCGGCTGGGAGATAACAGTTAAGTCTAGAAAAACAGAAGTGGAAAgcggaaaaaacacaaatgaatttAAACTAAGGGAAATGAACTAAATAATTATCAAGATACAAAGTTAGATCAGACTATTTATGGTTCTTTGAGGAGTAAAATAACATCAGCTGATCTTTAACCCTCTGTGCATACAAAACCACACTGAACTTATCTCACTCAGGTTGAGTTAATAAAATCCAGACTCACATAGGCATGACAGGAATGATGCAGGTCAAGGGTAACACACATGCCCCAAACAAACACTTTACAGTGAGAAAACACACCCAGGAAATGAAGAGACACAGCTCCATCAGAGCCTGTTATAACATTACTTGCCCTAATCAGAGAGAATCTCTACACAATGACACCCACATCTATATTTCcttattgagtgtgtgtgtgtgtgtgtgtgtgtgtgtgtgtgtgtgtgtgtgtgtgtgtgtgtgtgtgtgtgttagagtgcCTGTTGCAAACTTTTAGCTTTTCTCCTTTAAAATGCATCAGActcacaaagtgtgtgtgtgtgtgtgtgtgtgtgtgtgtgtgttactgacaTGTCTAAACATACTCAGTCAACTGTTAAATATTTTCTAGGCTACTTACCCTCAGGGCTGGAGCGAGATGAATGGGTGAATAGCTGCTctgatgaagagagagaaagaagggagaggcagaggaaggtGGAGGATCAAATAAAGATGAGGGTGCTCTGCTCGCGGACTCTGGCCAGTCAACGCGAACGCCAACGACAAAGTGAGCTCAGGAAGAGAGAAGTTGAGccgaggagagggaggagaggtcAGAGGGGGAAGTGGAGGAGGGTACAGTGAAGCTCTGAAGTGGAGACAGGATGTTTGTGCAGGCGTATACTTGAGGCAGAAAAGATCATGGGTGTAACAGTTCAAAAATGTAAGCAAAACGTTTCATTTTTAACTGACACGGAAGGAAAAAGGAGTTTTTGTTCAAGTGAAACTAGGACGTGAGGGAGGGGcatgaacacaataaaatgttCTACAAAAATGGAGGAAGTAGAAActgaagagggggaaaaaaagcatgaaagaCACGAAAAAGAAGGGGGAGGGACGTATGGTCACTTCTGCATAAAGAAAGAGGAACAAGTAGAAGGGGAGGGAAGAAAAGTAAACTGCAGACAAGGGGAGGAAACAGTGGCGACAGGAGAAAAGGGTTGACTACAGAATATATTTTCTCCTGTTTCTTCATGTATTTTGAGTtatgctgtagttccttaatCAGAGCAGTTCCCAACTCCAACTGTTCATGCTTTATATAAACAAAGTCCCACAAAACGTTTAAGCTCAAACTAAAAAGCTTAATAAACTAAATTACGGCAtgttttctaaattattttacaAGGCCTCTCTTATATTTGGGAACTTTAACTGCTTATAGTGGACAATTTTGTATAAAGAAGACATTCAACTCGGACACAAATATGGGAACccaaataaaagataaaacaatgcCAGCGGAGCACATTAGGTCAATAACAAAACCACAGGATTGTTATTCAACTGCTTTTAGTGCAAGGTACGCATGGCATTTTTAAACTAATGTTTCAGGAACTAAAATTTCCAAGCAGAAAATCTGAATCTCAGTTACTAATTATAGAAACTGACACACAAAGTTCTCCTCGTGTTAATAAATAGTTTTCAGGCATCTAGTCTGAGAGAAAAGACCAATGAAGAGAAGAGTCGAGTGAGTTGAGTTCTGTAAATTGAATTCATCTTTATTTCATGTCTACCTCATTATCAGTTACATAGAAATCCTCCATCTTGTGTGGTTTTAGTGAAGTAGCTACAGAGCCAAGTGCTGTTCGGCCGTGACTCCGCACAGAGTTTAGACAGCTGCATTTCTCTCTCCACCATCAGACGCTCAAAGCTCCCTACAGCAACCTGCAACATGACCTCAGAATATCAATAACCCGGGTCCTAATCAAAACAATGACTTCACCTGCTGGAGATTATTTACTATCATCCAGGAAGCAAAGCATCACGTCCTCCGTTCTACTAAACATTGATGTTCAGAGCTCACGTTGAGGCTGATCTGAGGTGGAAAGCAGTCTGACTTTTGGATAAAACGCACCTTTTAGTGTCAACTTTTGGTACAGGAGGTTAgagaacataaaaacacacatttcacttcACGTTTTAATACGTGTCAGAGGACCTTCCCACTTTGACACCTGGTtaaccttcatttaaaaacaaacaaacaaaaaaatcaacagtGATGTCACACGTCAGctcattatgtgtgtgtgtgcgtgtgtttagTGTATGCCTGTTTGTGtacttaagtgtgtgtgagagtgttggCACACACCAAAAAAAGTGTGTTGTGGTCTGATCAGTGCTTTAGATGACATGATTAGGTGGTCAGTTATGTGTGTTACTGGCTGGGTCGCAGGAGCGGCGGCGGCGGGGGGGGGAGAAATGAGGCCTGCTGCATTTTCTTCATTCATTTATGAGATTTCTTCACATGATGCGGAGACCCTGGATAGATGCTTCTAGActctgaggaaaacaaaaacccaCAAGAGAGTTAGAGCCAGGACATCGGA harbors:
- the arpc1b gene encoding actin-related protein 2/3 complex subunit 1B; protein product: MAYHSFLLEPISCHAWNKDRTQIALCPNNHEVHIYKKDGTKWNRIHELKEHNGQVTGIDWATESNRIVTCGADRNAYVWTLKEGAWKPTLVILRINRAARCVKWSPKENKFAVGSGSRLISICYFEQENDWWVCKHIKKPIRSTILSLDWHPNNILLAAGSCDFKCRVFSAYIKEVEEKPGPTPWGSKMPFGEMLFESSESGAAGQTAAGGGGWVHGVCFSHSGNRLAWTSHDSTVSVAEGGKTSTVNSLRSETLPLLCVTFITENSIVAAGHDCYPVLFVYDGAKASLTFGGKLDVPKQAAQKGISARERFQNLDRRASETQSTEKDLNTLHKNSISQISVLEGGRNQCSKFCTTGMDGGLGIWDVKSLESAMKDLKIV